ATGAGCTCGTCCTTGAGCGGCTCGGATTCCCCAGGGAGCACGCCGTTCATCTCCGGGGCGCTCTCGGTGCCCAGATACCCTAAGAGGATCTCGCTGCGCCGCCGCGACAGCTGCAGGATGTCCTCTGCCAGCAACTGCACCGTCGTGTACCTCACGTTGTCAAAGTCAAACATGTCCTTCAGATACTGCACGATCTGGTGCTGCAAGAAAAGGAAGGTTACAGTCAGAGACCTCCTTCAGCTGCCAGTACCAGCCACCaagagcacacagcagcagctttaagCCAGCAGACAGGAGTCCCACACAGATGAGCCACACAAAAAACACCTTACCTTGAAGAAACTGCAGACTTCAGATAGCTGCTGCTTGGGCCCCAGAAAACCAAAGGCTAGAACAGGACTGACATGCTCCGATACGGAGTAGAAATGAGAGATAAAGCCATCTGGTACCTGTCACAGGGAAGGACAGAATTAGTTGGTCTTCATTCTCAGACAGAATTAGCAGCTTATTCCATATCAGCCACCAACTTTCCTGCCAGAAAGCTTCAGTATCTGAAGTTAAGAGCTATTTGGAACATCTCTTCCTGCAAAACTACATTTATCTTTCAGATCCCTTGAAGGATGGCTGGAGCTTTTTATCTTCATGTTTCTAAACTGCTAtttcaagaggaaaatgaacagaagaaaatgaaaagcaatcaCCAGCCAGCCTTTATAGCCTCTATTTATAATTTGCTGACCAAGCCAGGAAAGGACATGCAAATATACAAGGCAGAGCTACTGCATGACAGCACCAACAGAGCTTCCAATTCTCTCATTTCTTTCTGTGCCATCTCAGAAGCCAAACCCTGTCACATCAGCTGGCTGTGGGATCGAGCTGAAAAATTGCCAGAGGCCACAGACCCTGTGGCAGAACCAGGGTTGTGAAGTTGTGGCTTCCTGTTCCCCTTCTCCATAAACTCATCTGCTGTGATACTTTAGGAAGTGACAGATTTAAGTGAAACTCATCAAGTAATGGCTAATTAGCATCAGCACTGGGGAGTGGAGCAATGCCTGAATCCTCCTTTTGCTGCCAGCAAGGAAGGCACAATTCAGGAGCAGTCCCTTGTTGCTTGGGGTCTGTGGTCACTCCTACAGTATtgtgagcagggagaggaaattCCAGAAGGTAACGCTGTCGTTTGAATCCTCACATTAAGAAAAAGGGAGAATACACTCAGACTGATTCAATAAAATACTGGCATAGAACTGGAGCAGTGACTGCAGGACCCCAGGGCTCTAAAGCATCACAAAGAACGTGACTCTGTTCAGTCTTCTACCACCAAAGATTTCGCACTTTGTCAAGATCTATGTGTTCTCTTTTCAGCCTCAAATACATTAGattctttccctttttgattaattttgctTACCATCAGAAGCCtcctttttgctttcagaaCTGACCAGCAAGCAGTTGCTAAAGCCTACAATTAACAGAGAGAGCCCATTAGTTActcagattatttaaaaaaacccaaagtttaCCAACACTTTGTCATCAAAACATCAAAGCAGTCACCCTTTTGTGCCAGAACCtctttaaaatgacaaaattaaaGCAAACTGGAAGCAGATTTAGCCACTTCAGATCCATTCCAGAGAAGCCTAAGGGTTTTTGAAGATTGTTAATATGATCTGACATAGTTGCCCAACAGCCCACGATCCCCTGTAAGCAGACAGCTGTTACAAAGTGCCATTTTACTCTCAATCTATCAAACTAATCAGacttaaaaatacagctggGGGACAGAACTAAAGGAAAGCTTTGCAATTTGAGCTTCAGTGTCTGCTGAGGTACTGCCAGAATGAATGGCCACATGCTAAAACCCACATATTTTCCCCTACATTGTGCCCCTTTTATTCTCATTCATAAAAATAGGTGCTGCCATCTTTTAACATCTCCATGGCATCACTGATAAAATCCCCTAGAGCCACAAGTCTGGTTGCCAGCCAGATGCTTTCAAAATAAGGAAAGCTTTCCTGTAAACAATTTCCATGCACAAGAAGGCTGTTGTTTAGAACTTCATGAAAGCGTGGCAATTATAAAAGAGAGAATTCAGCTCAGCTGGGAAAGATGAGGTTATGCTCTTTCCTGGCCTTGGCACTGATCTCACACTCAGAGCAGCCCTCCCTGTCTCACACACCGTCTCCTTGAAGCTGTCGGACAGCCAGCGGTTGcgcagcacagccagcaccgAGGAGGGAGGGTTCTCCAGATCCTCAAAAGCATCCATGAGGATGAAGTCCAGCACAATATCAAAGAAGCTCATGCACACCACCTGTCAGAGAGCAGAACAGTCTGTGAAGggaacagtttttaaaaagagagacgGGGCTCTTTTGGTTTAAAGCAAGATGTAAGAAGCTGAAGTCAATGTAATCGTATTTCAATAGCAGGTCTTCCACACCTGGGCCATTCCTACATATGCATTGTAATACAATCACAGTGGTTTGGCTTGTAAGGGACTTTAAAACCATCCAgctccaccccctgccatgggcaaagacatcttccactaaaccaggttgcttcaagccccatccagcctgcccttgagcactttcagggatgggaatTCCACAACCTATCTGGGCAAGGATTATCTTCTatctcctctgcagctctgtaaAGACAATGTCTTTACCAACCCCTCTTCCCTCGAGCTCCTGCTGAGTGGTTGGCCAGGTCTCCTGCTTCAAGGCATAACGCAGCATCTCCTCATAGCTTTCCAGGAAAGCTTTGGGATTCtagaagagcagaaaaacaaaccagttGAACTACTTGGATCTGAGCTGACATCAACATCCCAGTAATCATCAGCACGCAGatgaagtttttttcttccaacacACTGGAAAAGCTCTGAGTTGGGATGGGGAACAAGTATCTCTGTGCTCAAGACACAGTTTAGTTGTTACACAAACTTCCTACCTTTTCAGCTTTTGTCATCAGTCCTATCATCATCTGCTTCccaacctccccaaaaaacagcTGATTGCTTtcatcctccagcagctcctgcaaagGGAACACAGATGTCTCTTGTGAGCACCTAGACACCCTCAAATTctaagctggaaaaaaaacccaaaagggcAGGACACGAAGCAGTGCAATGCTGCACACACCAGTGTTGTTAACCTTTAATAAGCTGGAACCTAGGAAACAAaactgcacagccctgtgcatgGAAACCTGGGAGCCTGGAGCCATTCTCACCTGGAATGCCTGCCTGACACAATGCAGCTTTGCCAGGAAATCCTGGTCACTGTAGCAGCCAAGGAGCTCTGTCCtagaggaaaaggggaagaattGTGTAAATTCCAGTTCTGATGTCGGTGTTCCTACAACTATGGtcctgtaaaaacaaaaaactaaattCCCAGGCTGTGCataggagaaaggaaaagtcaCATTCCCTTTATCCAGCTCCCTGGAGGAACAGAgcacctctgccaggctggtaAAGGACTATGCCAGACTCCCAGAACAGTCACACTTCCTATCACTGATTTCCTGGGACAATGACTCTTTCTTAACTTGTGAATCCCTAAAATCTGGGGTTAATTCCCTGGGAAGGCCAAACCAGCAGGAAGGGTGCTGTGATTTTATGACCCCGTGGGTTATTCTGGTTATGGGGCTGCTCAAAGGCAGATGATGTGTTCACAGAGCCCCAGGGGCACCAggtcccacagctccagctggctcTTCACCTCAGCGTCCGGCACGCCACCTTCCCTTCTTTCACCAACTGCAGAGCTTCTTCATATGCTGCCACTGGCTTGGAGAGGTGGAATGGCATTTGCTCAAAGGGCAGAGAGTCAAAGAGCTGTAGAGGTAACAAGAGACATGGGAAGAACAAAATGAGCtcattaaatatttgcaaacaCAAGCGAGTGCACACAAGCAAGGTGGGCCTTCTTCAGAGAATCTACAGCTAGCAGAGTTTGTCAGTGACAATTGTTTCATGCAAAGATATTTCACTTTTCACTAAAAGTTAGCTCTGACACTGCTCAATATTCCATAAAATTCACACCACCAAGCCATCTTACATAGATAACAGCACCTTCCTAGCTGTTATGGCATGTTTTCTGTAGTAGATAAGTGACATGGAAGTGCTGGTTGGAAAAGCCTGCCCCATCCCCCTCATTAAAACCTTTTCCTAACATCCATCATGAacctcccagcctggggggctTGTTGCTGTGTTTATCATCTTCCTCTCCCAAGATATGTTTGGCCCTGCTGCCTTTGTGCCTTCCCTCCAAGCCAGTGGgctgtgacacacaggtgacacttcagtcacctctgctgcagagaagaaGGAATCCTCTGAAGTGGAGCTGTCCTCATCATCCGTCCGCAGCCGCAAGGATCCGTCCGCCAGTGGAAGCATCAAAGTCTTCTctggaggagagaaagaagCCACATGTGTTGGAGTTCATGGACCAACATTCCTCTTAGCTCCTGTGCTCTCTTCCACTCCCACTTTGTCACTTCTCTTTCACCTGGCTTACAGAAAAGACATGAAACCAGGCAGGAAATTGGCATTTTACTGCAGCCCTACCCAGATCCAGCAGCACGCTGTCCGATGGGAGAGAGGAGCCAAACTCCTCCTGGAGGTGGTAGGCTCGGTGCAAGAGGGACTCCAGCTTCTCAGCAAACTCCCTTTTCTGGGACTCCTCCTGGAACACACAGAAATGTCACCCTTAGTTagccagctgggcacagacagaTTGGACAGCACAAATACGGGAggaaattttcagtaaaaatgggatttgcaGTCTGCAGATTatatgattaaaaataaaaagagagaggagTCATTAATCCTACAATGCAGCTAATAATGCATGGGGAGGGAAGCTTCTACACAGCCTACTCAAACCCTCTGGCTTTTGAGCTTcacaattttgttttcctgttaaaaagagcagaaagaacTAAAGAACTTTAATCTGCCACCcagaaaaatagatattttaataaattatacaCCACTTAGATCTCCTGCCTTTTGACTTTAGCCTAACTTCCAGGAGAAATCATATCAGGAAACCTGTGTTGAATATAACAGGATATCCAGAACTGGATAACAGAATACTTAGATTAAGGTGCTGGGCATAAGCAAAATTTGCTGTAAACAgggggatggaaaaaaaaaggtgtgggGAAAATAAGACTTAAACAGCATCTTGCCTTCATGCCCCTATGTTTGCATGAGTATCTTATCCAGAAGACAGGAGCATTAACAAGAAGCAGAGAATCTATTTTCATAATGAATCAACCGTTTTAAGGCAGTTTTAGAAACACTACAGGGCCCTTCAAGGAGAACCAACAACAACAGAATCCAGATTTGCCTTGGATAAATATGATCCAGCACAAAAGACAAATGTCCCACATACTTACTACACCAGACTCTGTTTACAAAAGGCTgggaacacttttttttccagtgagaaCTCCTGGAGAGTTCGAAGTTCAGCTCCTTTCACAGTCCTGAGTTAACAGCAGGTTTTTTTAGCTTTGTGGCTGTCACTGAGCCATTCTAACACAGGTGAGCCTTTAACACAGGTCTTCCATGTGGGGTCCTCAAGTCCCAGGCAGCAAGGGGTGTCCTAAAATCCTGCTTTCTGTAGCTGCAGAGGCTGAGTGAGGTACACATCTCCCTGCAGGGACCAGGGCCATAGCCAGCTCCAAACTCCCACTGCTTTCTTcatccacacacacagagctgggctctgctctccaccCAGCTCCCACAAGTGGCAGTGACCATCAAGATCtccattttaaatgcattaaaatattacagagaCAACACTGCCAGCCAGAGCAGCGCTGCATTCATCACAGCCTTTTCTCACCACAAGCTGTGCCACGGGAGGACACGTGTGACAGTGAGTGACACAAGGCTGGAAGGTGGATGGAAACGCTGGGGAATGAGGGGGCGAGACgtattaaaaagagaaagaaattaaaaacaccCACTCCCATTGCATAAGGAACCTGCAGATACAGACAGCTCTTAAACAGAGTCTGGCCTGACTCTGCCCTTAATTTGCTCTCCTTTTAACCTCCCACTGTTTACTGCTTCCAGCACCCAGGCTGGCCCTTCAGCATGTGGGGACCTACCTCTGAAATGTTCTCAGACATGCTCtcttgctgtttgctgctgtcccagggcacaGGCGTGCTGGTACAAGCACTGTCCCTCTGCCTGATGCTCAGTGCCTGTTCCCATTTCTGCAGGGCCTCCTCAAACAGCTCCATGCCTGGAAACCCAACCAAATACTGGCTGTGAGAGTCCCGGGGCACTCAGGAACAAAGAGACACAGGATGAGTCTTTGCTCACTCAGACAATCCAGCAAagagggaaatcccaaaataaagaataaacatattctatttctttcctgtttaaATATGGTTTACTTTGGATTAGAAGGAGAACATCCCCAAACTGGTTAAAGCGTCATCCATGTTACTGCCAAAATACTGTTCTCTGCACAAGATGAGCCTGTTGCTCAAGAACAGTATTTTGGAAGTAAATTATTCACTGACAaaaaaggtttggttttttgtaagAGAagatgggatttttatttgagCTTAAGCTGAGAATAGAAGGAATCTTTCTGTTAGAGCTCTACACTGAGCTGCTGATGCTCTGTGTCAATTCTCATCCCCTTCTTGCTCTCACAGTGATTAACAACCCCCACAGACCAATGTTACCCTTGTGCCCGCTTACCTTGAACATAGAGGCTTTCTGCACTGGAATCACCAATGGCCCCAGCATCTCCCATGGCCTGGCCCTCCCACATCCCTGGGGGAACTGGACTTGAGGAGTTGACTGCTACCATCTGCAGGAGGGGAACAGAGAGCAGCAAATGCCTTTTGAATTCTCTTAAGGTTAGAGATGCTAAGATCAAACCAACACCACCAGCCTTCtgcaaaaaggaattttttttcccccttgtgcTCCCCTGTATCGATGAGCACTGAAGGGAGAGCCCTGATGGAGGAAACAGCCCAGGGAAGTTCCAAAGCAATCACTACAAAGGCATCAGGATTTTGATGGAAAGCTCacatcagctccagctgcctgtaCGAAAAACACTGGAGGTGGCAAGGAAGCAAGCACAgtccaaacaaaagaaacagtttcccagaaaaaatacagctgagGATTCCCCAGAGGGCAAAGGGAATCCTCACTCTCCTCTTTGTAACCAGACCCTCTCCAGGGAGGGCTGAGCTTACAATCCACACAGCAGTGTCAGTTCAGCTTTGTCCAATTTCCCACAAGGCACCAATGTCTTCTAAAGTCTGACCCAATAAAGTGCTGGATTCAACACTATCAGTAACCAGTGTTTTCCTGTGGCTCACAGAAGGATGTCCAAACATGAGCCTGGTTCTAAAAAAAAGCTACAATAATCAGCTGGCAGATGAATTCCTGTCCTGCCTCCATTGATCAATCCCTGTGGAGTGTTAATAAATCACCTTGAGATCCTGAGCTGCAAATCATCATTTCACTGCTGCCAATTTACTTACTGGATGGCAAAGAGGAGCCAGGAAGCAAAAGAGAGCTCAGGCAAAACATGCAGCTGTGCAAAGGATGAGCTGGTTTTTTCCACCAAGTAATATAAAAACTGTAAGTACAGGGTCAGCTCATCTGTACAGAAACAGATGCCTCTTTGTGGGGATATCCCCACCAAGGCACCAGCAGTGGAAAAACGTATTTATTTATggattgctttttatttaaagagaaacaGAACTTCAGTGATACAAAACCTGGACAGCATCTGTGTGAACTGAGAAGCCATGGGGGAGTTACATGGATGTGAGTCCCtgtggagggaggggagagagctGGACACAGCTTGGTGCTCAGGGACGCATCCCAtcacatcccagctccccagggaatgctgtgcctgcccagcGCCGTGCCAGCACTGCCGCCTGCTGGAGACACACTTCGGCCAGAACGGATTCTGCCAACCCCTGGTGCTTCAGCTCTACTAAAAACAGCAACACCAGCATGTGCTGAGGAGTGCTGGCGCCCAACAGCTCCTTTCAAAGGGGtgatttttcctcccctccttgcCCCAGCATTGCTAAGCAGCCTCTGAGCCCGGGTGATGACGAGGGAGGGCTTTGCAGAAACTCACAGAGGTTCATCTGTGTGccccctgctccaacagaatgTTAGCTCTGAGCAATGGGGATGTGGAACAGGTCTTGAAGACACAAATGCTTCCAGTTTTGGTCTCACAAAAGGTGGATATAAGCACTGATGGCTTCTCCTGCCTGGTTAAGCCTGAATTACCTGTACTCATAGGCTGCTCCTTTGGCTTTGGAGGAGGTAGAATGACTGGGCTGTGTTCTCACCCTGCACTGTTTCCTGAACAGAGCTATCAGATTTTGGTAGCTGATTTGGTTTTAAGAAGAAAGcaagctgggagcagccccagcacaggagggaggggctgctgggccacccaaaatcccaccacaGAGGGAAGCAAACAAGCTCCCCATTGCTGGGAGACTCAGAAACAACCCAGCCTAGCTCCTTGAGGGGGTCACAGAGAGCTCCAAGGATTCATGGCCATGTCCCATGGGGAAGTCTCTCCTGAGACTCCTCCTTGGCCCAAGAACTGGCCAAGGAACCCTGGAGCTCCTGGCCACAAAAAATTGCTGCTCACAGGGAACTCCAGTGCAAGGTGAACAGAGTTAATCAGAACCCGCCCTACAATTATACTGCAATTTGTTCTGCCCAAGGACTTGGTGATCTCCAGACAGGTCTGTGCACTgccatctcccagccctgctaAGCAGGTCCTTACCGAGGCCAGGCTGTGGGAGGAACTGGAATGTTTGCTGGGCTCGATGGAGGAAATCCCGCTGAGCGTGTCATTGCTCttgctgccagggctctgcactcTCCTGCTGGAGTACCCTGCAGTTGGGAAGGTCACACAGAAACAGGATTTTAGGCCCAGGTGACTGCAGAAGGGAATAGGGAGGGGAACATCACCTTGTTC
This window of the Camarhynchus parvulus chromosome 17, STF_HiC, whole genome shotgun sequence genome carries:
- the MIGA2 gene encoding mitoguardin 2, which produces MAFRRTEGMSIMQALAMTVAEIPVFVYTTFGQSVFSQLRLSPGLRKVLFATALGTVALALAAHQLKRRRRRKKQIAPDKCGFKPGGITVPILPTRRVSSVKKGYSSRRVQSPGSKSNDTLSGISSIEPSKHSSSSHSLASMVAVNSSSPVPPGMWEGQAMGDAGAIGDSSAESLYVQGMELFEEALQKWEQALSIRQRDSACTSTPVPWDSSKQQESMSENISEEESQKREFAEKLESLLHRAYHLQEEFGSSLPSDSVLLDLEKTLMLPLADGSLRLRTDDEDSSTSEDSFFSAAELFDSLPFEQMPFHLSKPVAAYEEALQLVKEGKVACRTLRTELLGCYSDQDFLAKLHCVRQAFQELLEDESNQLFFGEVGKQMMIGLMTKAEKNPKAFLESYEEMLRYALKQETWPTTQQELEGRGVVCMSFFDIVLDFILMDAFEDLENPPSSVLAVLRNRWLSDSFKETALATACWSVLKAKRRLLMVPDGFISHFYSVSEHVSPVLAFGFLGPKQQLSEVCSFFKHQIVQYLKDMFDFDNVRYTTVQLLAEDILQLSRRRSEILLGYLGTESAPEMNGVLPGESEPLKDELI